The DNA segment ACGACGATATTCCGCATGCGGTTCATCCTCGCCGACGTAGAGTCGACCCTCAATGCCACATCAGCACGGGAGCAGGTAGCCGGACCATGAGCGAGCAACACACGTACCGGGTGATCGTCCGGGGCACTTGGGACGCCCTCACCGACACGGCCCGCGCGCGGCTGCTCGCCGAGGCCGCGGAGCACGGTCTGACCAGCATGCGGTTCAGTGAGGAGGGGTCGCTCTCCTACGAGCCGTCGCCGCTCAAGCACTTCTCGATGCGGTACGTGGTGGTCTCCGACGCGGCGGACGGCGAGGAGATGGCCGGTGCGATCGCGGAGGACCGGGCCGAGAGGGCGCTGCGGGAGCTGGGCTACGGCTTCCGCGATCTGAGGTCGACCGTCACGGACCTAGACACGATGAAGATCAACTTCAAGCCCGCATCTCGGCGGTGATCGCCCACCGCTGATGGTCCCGCCAGGCCCCGTCGATGAAGAGCATGCCCGGCGAGAAACCCTCCAGGCGGAAGCCGCAGGCGCGGGCGAGGGCTATGGAGGCGGTGTTGGCGGGCTGGACGTTGATCTCCAGCCGGTGCAGGCGCATCGGGCCGAAGGCGTGGCCGACCACGAGGTCGAGGCCCTCCCGCATGAGACCGCGCCCGGCCGCATGCGCGAAGGCGCCGTAGCCGAGGGCGCCGCTCTGGAAGGCGCCCTCGACGATGTTGTTGATGTTGATGAATCCCGCGATGCCCCCGCTGTCGTCCTTCGCGCAGACCAGGAACCCCGCTTTGGTCGGGTCCTCGATCAGCCGCCCGGCGTAGGAGGCGTAAGCGGCGCCGCTGTCCGGCGGGAAGAGCCACGGCTGATGCAGTTCCTTGCTCTGCCGGGCGCGCGCGGTGAACTCGCCACCATCCTCGTAGGAGAAGTGGCGTATGCCCACGCGCGGGCCTTCGGCGAGGTAACGGGACGGGGGGTGCGGCATTCCGCCAGCGTACGACCCGCTAGCGGCGCCGTCGCATGAAGTACGCCCCGAA comes from the Streptomyces sp. NBC_00443 genome and includes:
- a CDS encoding GNAT family N-acetyltransferase; the protein is MPHPPSRYLAEGPRVGIRHFSYEDGGEFTARARQSKELHQPWLFPPDSGAAYASYAGRLIEDPTKAGFLVCAKDDSGGIAGFININNIVEGAFQSGALGYGAFAHAAGRGLMREGLDLVVGHAFGPMRLHRLEINVQPANTASIALARACGFRLEGFSPGMLFIDGAWRDHQRWAITAEMRA
- a CDS encoding DUF6204 family protein, whose amino-acid sequence is MSEQHTYRVIVRGTWDALTDTARARLLAEAAEHGLTSMRFSEEGSLSYEPSPLKHFSMRYVVVSDAADGEEMAGAIAEDRAERALRELGYGFRDLRSTVTDLDTMKINFKPASRR